A window of Oryza glaberrima chromosome 2, OglaRS2, whole genome shotgun sequence genomic DNA:
CATGTTGCAATGGAGAATCTTCCGCTACATGACCATTTGGCAAATTTTGACCTGTTTTAGCGATTACCAACCATCCTGCAGTTTTGTCATCTTCAGAAGCAGTATGTTTGCATATTTCAGGTTTCTCATAGGTGGGTAGCAATGCAGTGCCCTCCAGGAGCAAGTCTTGCAAATTTTGTGCAAACTGTGGGTCCACTTCTGTGGGCACTAAATACATGGGAGCATCGTTGACTTTCATCAGATGCGGAATTTCCCCTTCATCAGATATGGTACTTTGTTTAAGCGGGTTCTCTGTGTGGAAGATGTCTTCCAGCTGTGAACTTGCTAGTGCTAAAGCAGATTTTTGTTCAGATGAACTTCCCCCCATGTCACTTGTATTCTTACATCCAGCACTAATCTGCTCAAGGGCTATGCATAGTTCTGCAACACTCTCCTCGATGGCATCATTGCTCAGTTGACTATTGTTGGAGTCCTGAAACTGACTGCCAGAAATATCTGAAGGGATTAATGTGCCTGGAGCTCCCATCAGATCAACTATATATTCAACACTGCAATAGGATTTGATTGTTATATATCAACACAGAAGATATCCTAATATTAAATACTGAAAGATTGTAAAGATACAATGTAGATAcctgtcaaaatcaattttaaccaaGTTAATAGCCCCTTCATCTGTCCCCGTATAATATATTCCTTTGACAAGCTTGCATGGTAGATTAACTCGATCAGCTAGTACCTGAAACCAATCTGATCAGTTATTTTCTTTGTCCAACAGAAACCTACTTACGTAGAAAGCTGTCACCAAGATATGTAGTCAATGAAACAAGGTTCAAAGGTGTTTCTTTTTCATCAACCATTTCAATTATCCATTCCATACAGCAAATTCAAGATTTACCGATGCCCATAAATGAACTAGATTGGCTTCCACAGTTGGACTACCACAGCTCATAATGGACAATATAACTGGTTGAAGGTGAGTACTAAACATCTAAACATTTTTCAATATCATAACTGGAATCGGGAATCATTTGTGCTTTAAACAACCATTCCACAATGTAAATTGTGCAACAAGATGGAAATTGTTACCATGGGGCTATTCCCATATTTTCTTACACTTAACATAATTTAATGCCCTATGTGAATGACTGGATTGAAGTAGAATACAGTACTTCTGCAGAGATACTAACCTTAAATAGCAAAGATCTGTGGCGTGACAACCCAATGGGAAGCAAACCAAGAGGGAGAACAATACTGTTGCGCTGAAGGCATAGCGCGCGGCTCTTCACTCCCCATTCCCTGTTCATTTCATCAGCATCATCCACCGGACCGCCCATAGCATCAACCACAAGGTTTGCAATCTTCTGCACGAGCTCCGGCGAAGCGACTCCACCATGCTCCGCCCTATCCTGCGCGGCAATTGCCAGAGCCCTCCCTTCGAGCCGCTTCAGCGCCGGATCACGCTCCCGATTGACCAAAACTGCCACGTACGCGGCGTCTCCACCGACGGGAACCGCCCTGAGGGTGGTCAGGGAGGGGAATTTGGCCTGGAAGTGCGGATGCATCGGCGCGCCGCACACATCGTAGAACCCGTCGGAGAGCCTCTCGTCGTAGTTGACGACGCAGTGGTTCCAGTACCGCGCGGAGAGGGCCTCCATGGGGCCCCggtccccggcggcgccgccgaggctgATGCGCTCGGCGGCCCGGATCTGGACCGAGTCGGCGTCCACGAGCCCCGCGTGATCCGACGCCGAGATGGCCAGCGCGAGCCGCACCTGGtactcctcctccagccgcgtCATCGTCGCGTCCGCCCCCATCCCCCtcggctcctccgccgccgccgccgccgccaccaccggagcCGCAACAGGAGCCatcaccggcgccgcctcggtcgccgccgccgcggcgacgaccggaggaggcggcagcggcgggggctGCGCCGACGACCGCCGATGCTGccgcgggcggtggtggtgctccCCCGACggggcccccgccgccgccgctcctccgccgctcccgccccCACCCGAGAGGTGGAGCTTCCGCAGCAGATGCTTCATGCGTGACATGgattaccaccaccaccaccaccacggaaTCATACAACTCCTCCTCCCTGATCCGATCCGCCTACCCAACCCAACGAATCAGCGTACCCCGACGAActcacctcctccctcctccgagcaccaccaccgccgatcTACCAATCCATTCCCGCGCTGCTCGATCGCGCGGCGGCCGCTGTAAATTCGTTGCTTCGCGTCGGCTTCGCCTCGGCGCGCGGGGGGTAGCAGCTGCCAAGGTGaagcgaggaagaagaagaagaaggcatcggcatcttcccctctctctccactttttttttcctcttttattatttttggattattattattattattattattattattttgggtTGCTCGACGTGTAGTAGTGGTAGACTGGTTTGGGTTGGGTTGCTTGCGCGGTCTCCGGTTTGGGGGGATCGGATGATGATGGGGAGCGTGGGTGACGTGGCAGGTTTGGATCGTGCGGCTGGGATTGATCCGCAGGCCCGTGGTCCAGACTAGAGGCTTCcgagtggatggatggataactcagttttttggatggTTTGACACTAATCCCCACTTCTAGATTAACCTAGCTCTGTATGGACGTGTTCGGCAAATTGTgggtttataagaaaaaaaataaaaggtcaTTTTTTggataatactttttttttaggcTGGGAATCCTTCTCCTCAGCGCTTAAAATGGATTTACAGTCTCACAGATTAACATAAATTATTAAGTATTGgttaaaaaacttgaaaatagactaatataaatttttaaaataactttcctacgttttttttaaaaagacaccgtttagcagttccgTTCGGAAAACATACGTAGCAAAAATGAGAGAATAAAAGtattaaaaaaggaaagaaaaagcaCATTCTTCAGTCATTTGGATTGGAACAAACTTTTACCAAATCTATAGAGCTGAGATACATCtgttcaaataaaaatttggcAACATTAAAAGTTGAAATATTACACCTAATAAAAGATGTTTTAATCTTAGGCATCCTTACATCTCACACCTTTTATTCTAACCCTCCACTAGTTTGTATTTTCTAATCTTATCCTTTATAGCCCTAAATGCCCCTATTTTGATTAGAAAATCATCGCTCTATCGGCAAAAGTTTCTTCTAATAACTTAGCATACATTCATAATATTCAAAGTTGAAAGCGACAAGTTAAAAATGAGCTATGTATATCATCAACCCGATTCTCTTTGTTTTCCCTCTCACAACATAtatagggatttttttttcttctcaatacATCCTTACATTCTTCCCCTCTATTAAGAACTTAAAAATGACAACGAAAAGTAGGATCCTCGTCATGCCGGCATTAGAGAGAAAATGTGCGATTATCCCTGACCTTCTACtacgttcttctccatcatgaCAATGTGCGAGTATAGTGGAAGCTTAATGTCACTTTACATTCCGATACAAGATAATCACTAGGGTAACAAAAATTCAGCTGGTTTCAAAAATCAAGATTCTTCGTGTACCATGTGTGTTCAACAAATGAACAACTTTTACACGTctagaaaaaggaaaacctTATATATAATGATCTAACACCTCATTGGTTTATATATGCATTTCTCTCTCAGCTCTAGATAACTTAATTTTTACTCAATGCTATAAAATCATAGTAGTTTTACCAAGAATTTTACGCTATTCCTTCAAAGATCAAATCTTCATAAACTATCATTTGGAATTTCTAGGTTTGACCAAGACGGCTAGACCTACTAACGTTGGTCTTCATCTACTCCAAACTCTGTTCACGTTTcaactttttatttatttgtaacaaAATAGAAgccttcagtttttttttctcctttaatTTTCGGTAAAAGTGGTTGCCTCCTGACGATGATGAGTTGTATTAGCCGGCAAGTATAACCATGAAGGTTTTGTTTGACTTTCAACGGCAGATTTGGAACCATGCAGACACCCACATTCATTGGGCGAGAAGCGTATAAGCACTGGGGCCGGCTCTCCTGTTGCTTAATTTGTcgtttaattaattacactatTTTAGTGACCGAGTCGCCATCGTCTTAACGGACGGAGCGTCTCAAGCTACAGTAAAAGAATTTACTTAGCTGCATCCAGGTCAAGCAGGGCGGAGGTAGGAAGTTATCAAGAGTAGGACCATGTAGATGTAGTTTCATTCATTGTGTTTAAATTTCGGGTTTGTTTGGTCTGGAACCAATTTTTACTCTACCAAAATCTTGGTAGTGCTAAAATATtagcaagttttggcactaccaaattaGGTAGTGTTGAATTTGAACTATTGTGggtaaaatttggtagcaaatcAAATATGCACTTGCTACTAttgaagttaccaaaattttggtagggcaatAAGTTGATATCAAAACAAACAATCCCTTCATCTAAAGTTTAGTGTTtttccattgattttttttgttacatatGGGGCCCAAGACTAAGGtcttgtttgattcagcttaggattattataatctagattattaggagtaagctgaaataaacagatagcttattatgatagattattacaatctatacgccagattattataactagctgggtggccgcgcaattgcgcggctaacacccaaacaaattcatatatattttagtatgattttacttaaaatttattaaatagctatctcattatcttaagactttgaaagaccaaaccttatcatcctcgtgtttgtacatatagtttttaaaagtcacaccaattGCTACctcttatgtcatctccttctttatttgcttgctcgatctaccactatttcaattcattcttcttgaaacctttaaaaattggattttataatttttagagtttattgtcacgttgggttttgCTTTTATAATTTCCATATATCACGTTAAACGTTGCTATTATACtgctctacggcccgtccactgtttcttctctttattgttaaTGAGatattaaaaatcgaatataattatcgtttgggttcatttttactttctagaagtcccgccaaaccgtcagcggctttgcgattgtactcctctacggctcacgcgctgcctcccttctttattgtcattgagattttaaaatcaaacatgattatcattggggttttttttttacttttttgaaGTTCCAAACCTTTTAAAATTAggcttgtagttttatttttaataatttttagaagtcccatcaaacggtaccactatgcccctctacagctcgtccgccgcctactctttattgcactgtgattctaaaaatcgaacataactatcgttggaatccattttttattttctagaagtcccatcaaccgtcggcggctctgcaactatactcttatacacctcGCCTGctgcttctcttttttattgtcactgagattttaaaaatcgaatatgattatcaatgaggtttatcttttttactttctagaagtcccggcaaccgccttacttgtttgcttcatggcctgcttgacgtccctccttttaatcgtcattacgATTCTATttagtgttttattaacagtttttatatgtcgtaacAACCGCCACCACTATACTcttttataggcatgttacttaatttatctcgtcatgtgttttagatcttttcttttaatagtctttatttttatcacaaatttagttatttataaattgtattcctaattgaaatcttatttttctttttctaattttagaatttatttttttaaaaaaattagttaacatcgtattgtgttcttttagtgtttttattttttattttcaattttagttgtttcaaaattgtattcctacgtgatctctcttttaatttttataattttggatattattttattttttattcaaaattttaattaatctcgtattgggtttttatatggattcttctttcaatattgcttatttttaattccgaattcaaataattttaaattgtattcctacttgaactcttcttttattttcttttgcttatttcggatttatttttatttttattctgaattttaattaatctcatttttaattccgaatttcagctatttttaaattgtattcctacttggactctcatttccttttctaattttggattttattttatttttattttgaattttgattaatctcgtattagatTCTTacatggaaacttctttcattattgcttatttttaattccgaatttcagctatttttaaattgtatttctacttgaactcttctttccttttgtaattttggattttattttatttttatttcgaattttgattaatctcgtattgggttcttatatggaaacttctttcaatattgcttatttttaattccgaatttcagctattttttaaattggattcctacttggactctcctttttctttttctttccttttctaattttggattttattttatttttatttcgaattttgattattctcgtattggattcttatatggaaacttctttcattattgcttatttttaattctgaatttcagctatttttaaattgtatttctacttggactctcctttccttttctaattttggattttattttatttttattttaaattttgattaatcttgtattgggttcttatatggaaacttctttcaatattacttatttttaattccgaatttcagctatttttatattggattcctacttggactctcatctttctttttttttctttttcttcgattaatgtgggaatttctagcccccacagcgaacgtgacACCTCCTTTCAaaactgttttaataatataatagatctggtaatccactctaaaggtgcttttttaattattagaTAGCTAACATCTAACAAACAGCtaataatctagagaaacaaacaactaacagcttattctatatcaacttattataatccagcttatagtaatttggctcaataatctagattacaataatctcaaactaaaacaaacagggcctaagctgCCCCACAAGTAGCTCCGTCCCTGAACGCTTGTTGCATGCTATGCAAGCATGTACGTAAACTCAGTGGCGGAGTCAGGAAATTTACTATGTGGGatcgattattattattttagtatGGTCATTTATGTAAATTTGAATGGATTTATAGGAAAAATTAAGATTCAAAGGGCAATAGTGAAAAAGTTGTGGGGTTAGCCGACCTCACAACTTACACATAGATCTGCCATTCTCAGTGTAAACCCGGTTTGTGCCATCAAGCAAAACAGGTACCGGTTCGATGGAAAATGTATGTCATCGCTATTATTATTGGATCGCCAGTACTGGCTTAATAGGCTATTTTAAGTAAAacaaatttatatttaaaaatgacTGGCTAGCATATATGAGAGCATAGTATAAccagtaagtttttttttcctggaaaTATCTTGGGGAGTGAGGAAATATCTTGGGGAGTGAAAGGGAGCTAGTGGCATCGTGGCTCATGCATGGCTGTCTACACATGTGAGATGGTAGATGGTACTATCTCCTAGTTGAgcattaatctataattatcgATTGATTAATCAAACGTGTGCTTATGTGTGTGCACAACTGCACATGCTGATCGATGCAAGTTGACTTATGCACACGGGTTCGTGTATGTGTATCCATAGCTAGCCGACCTATTTTGTCTTGAAGCAAAGAATTATAGACAAGTGGCTTGACCTATTGACTTATAGTATTAAAAAAGGGTACTTTTACTTTGCAACAAAATAAAGCACTTGGATTATTTATCGAACAAAGAGAAGAAGGAGATACATGATGGGGTCAATGGTTAGTGTTATCCAAATCCGCTTGCATCCCGAGGGAGAGACGGCAGAGCAAAATATCTAGGAAAGTTTTAacatctagacatatatgtgttcagattcattaacatctatataaatatgagcaatattagaaagtcttataatgtgaaatggATGAAGTATTTCATATGTGTGGTTGGTGTAGACGGAGAAAAAAGCTATTATTTTGGAATTTGTACAATTATCTAGGCGATTTCTTAACTCATCCTTTTGGCGTATGTGAAATGAGAAATTAAATACCGACCATTATAAGcttggaaaataaatttatttaattatttttatacaacttctatatataatGCTTTTAAAAGAGTATcattttaacagtttaaaaacaTGCTAAAAAAGAGAAAGTTGAAGTTTGAAGTCAAAGAAAATAAGTAAATAACATAGCCTAAACATTCTACAATTTGAtccttttaaaaatttatattacaAACAGACCTTCCGCAAAATTTGTTCTCccgttctctctctttttttccaccTTTCGGTGTTATCATCGAATGGGCCTCCGGTGTAGGCCCATCATTTCATCATGGGCCTCATTCCTGCCAGCCCATTCGTCAGCCCAAGCcgtcgagcggcggcgcgtcTCCGCCGcaagcggcgccggcgagcggcatctcctccccacgccgcctcgccgtcggcgacgacgtccCCAGCGCCAAGGTcagccaccggcgccgccgccgcgcccccggtccctcctcccctttctctctgGCTTCTCTCATGTCCCCCCTCTATGCCCTCCACCGCGGGCTGCTCCGCCGCTTCGCGGCGCGCGGCCGTCGCGCTCATCCGCATCGAGAAGCGGTGAGCTACAACCCTTGCCGCATTGCGATGTTGTGACACGGGCGAGtcatggccgtcgccgccgccgccgccttgtcgtGCCATACGCCATCGCaacgcgccgccgcgcagcatAGCAGGGCACGCCCGTTTGGTTCCCTCTCAAATGGGTTCATCTCGAGCGATCGGATGAATCGGAATCGTCGAGGCGCTGGAAGGTTCGGTTCGGTCGGTTGATGATCGATTTCCCTGTGGTACGTACGATTCAGGAATCCCAtgcctgtattttttttctctttgcaaaAATTCCGTTTCATCTTCCGCTGCTTAATTCTGCTTGTGATGCGTACGAATCAGGAATCCACAGGTTCTCTTCAGTGCCAACTAGTATTAGTTGGTCCCAATCTTCCAGAATCACCATTTCTGCTTGGATGTTTCTAAGCATGATGGTATTAGTGAGGTTTGCTCAATCAAACTCTATCGTGCACCTGTTCTTCTATTTTGACGAATCACCAACGATTATTTTGTAATAATCAGGTGTCGTCCTGCTATGAAGATTCCGGTGCCGGAAATAGAGGAGATGTATCTGAAGGAGCACCTGGGTGTTGATTTAGTGTATCattactttttttctttgacaAAGAAAGAATCTATCATCACTGATGATGATGTGAAGAATTGCTAACATTGCTTGACTCGCTCAGCAATACTTTCTGGATCGGTGAGTCCTtatccttccttttttttttttgctgcttcTTTATGTTAGCTTCCCTGCATATTGATCTAGATTGGTTCTGAAAGATATTACACGTGGTAATACAGGAGTTATTATTCACATTCTGGACAGTTAATCCTTATCCAACATCTCTATCAAAACCATGTAACTCTTGGTCACTGGCTGGGTAGGACAAACACAAAAAAACAATAAGTAAATCTTTTCAGGATGATTAGCCTGACTTTTATGATGTGCAAGAGAAGTTGTACGGACAGTGGCCAGCCATTTCATAGTTAAATGAAAAATGAATAGTTTGGTATGATATAGGTATGACTTTACGTATACCAGCACATGAATGGCAttgatttcttctttctttattGTTTTATGTTGATGAAGAGTCAAGGTAAAAAAGTAAGGAAATGTGAAAAGAGACATGCAAAGAAATCACATTAACTGTGCTTATTCTACAGTATCCTCATTTACCAACTAAATGCATGTGAACTGTGAAGTATCCTACACTATACTCATTTTCTTCCTGCTGACATCTGGTggaaagatttttctttttattttttttacattcatCAACCTTGGGCTGCATTCACTTGCAGTTATTTATTGATGATGCATTTTTCCTCTCGATCTCTATTCCTTAGGAGGTTACATGAAGTCAAGTGCCTGGGCTATAGCAGATtcaattataaaaagaaaaacttgatTAGGTATCTAGTAATAGAAATTGAGTAATGCCCGGCGAAAAAGAAATTGAGTAATCGTGATAGATATATATGCCTGAAATGCATGCTTGACGGATAAATTGGGTTGTATATGAAGTAGTGTGTGTGGTCTACATGCACTGATGCGGATATTTCAGCATGGGATCTTGCCAACAAGATTGTTGAACAGAAAATTATTTGCATTTGAAAGCTTTCACTACATGACATTATTTTTGTGTGAACCCTTTTAATTGGCTCCGTGTTCATAACTGTCTCTTTTGTTTCAGCAATCCTGTCCATATTCAAGGTCAAAACAAGAATGATTCTACCTTAACATGGGAAAGCTCGTGCTACTTGACAATGTCATAATGAATCGCAGTCAATCTCTGATATTCGTATCTGAAGTCTCCTGCTTGTGTCCATTTACCATGAAACCATCCTGGATGAAGCCCAATGAATTGTGGCTGAGAACAGTTGCCTGATTCCAGTCATTTTCATGTGCCCTCAGTTCACTGGCACTTGACCTGGGAAGAAAGGTACACATTTGTTCCTATTGTATTGCTGTTGACTTGTCACTATACACTTAGTTCGGCAGTTCCTTTATTGTGTAATATCCTGGCATTATTTGTGATGTATGACTCTGCAATGTTTGGTAGGCAACCTGTTTGAGAGGAACTGCCCATCTTGAGGTAAACCCTCCAGGCCTTGTCGACAATGGATTCGAGTCAGCAGTGCTttatatatgcaggtaatttgtTAAGAAAACTCATATCAATCAATATGTCACTTTCATCTGTAGACTACCCAGACTTAGATATGTCTATGCAGAAGTTTCTCATGGCATTCCATACTTCCTAAGTTCCTAGTCCCGATTCCAACTTCAGTTTGCATTGCCAATTGCCCAATTAGCGTATGGAAATCTTTTCATGCTTTTTTGTTTGGATGTCAAGTCTGATTGATTAGTCTAACCAAATACTGAAATACTATTCTTTATTGCATCAGCTCGCATGATGGTTATTTATCTCTGGATTTTCCATCTTTCAAGTTTCAAACATGGTCAGTAGTCCAACATAGcggcatacatatatattttttctttcgcAAATAAGCAGACATGCTGCATAGCAGGGAGCAGATCTGGTGCAGTTGTGCGTAGTCCTTAACGTCAAATCTTTTTCACTTCCATTGAACGGAAGTGCCTGTCACATGTCCTTAGACAATTCTTTGCTCCTTTAGTACCTTTCCAACCAGATTAATCCTCAAGGTGCATGACTTCCAAGTACTTTCAAAGTACGATAGGGGATCGATGGATGCTTCGGTGGTTCTTAGTCCCTCGTTCTGTTCTTTGACTGGAATATTATGCATCCATGGTCCATATGGATCTATATCTGGTCCCTCATCTAGATTCTTTCCGGGTAGTTTTCCAACAAAATTCAATGATCATAACATCAATGAAAATCCACAGGAACTCATCAGGCATGTCGGGTTTGACAGCAATGCGAAAGGATCCTGTCTATGATTGGTGTCTGGTGACCATCAGCAGCGGCTGGTCCGGGAAAACGGATGCCACAGAAGGATATAGCGGCTCAAATTGCGACCTGTCCACCCCACCAACACAAAGGTATATTTGGTTTGTGACCTAAGTTCGCTACACCCAATCTTAGCCATGCCATTTCATGCCACAATTTATCAGGCAAGCGtttgattaatttgattaatttcTGCGACAATAGCAACCCATCTTTGTTAGTGTTTTGGCCCACTTGTTAAGTTGTTATTCTAACCAGACTGTCAACAACAAAATGTCACGGTTTGTATGCCGCGGCACACCTTAACTAATTTTGTTGTAGTAAAGTT
This region includes:
- the LOC127762471 gene encoding probable serine/threonine-protein kinase SIS8, encoding MSRMKHLLRKLHLSGGGGSGGGAAAAGAPSGEHHHRPRQHRRSSAQPPPLPPPPVVAAAAATEAAPVMAPVAAPVVAAAAAAEEPRGMGADATMTRLEEEYQVRLALAISASDHAGLVDADSVQIRAAERISLGGAAGDRGPMEALSARYWNHCVVNYDERLSDGFYDVCGAPMHPHFQAKFPSLTTLRAVPVGGDAAYVAVLVNRERDPALKRLEGRALAIAAQDRAEHGGVASPELVQKIANLVVDAMGGPVDDADEMNREWGVKSRALCLQRNSIVLPLGLLPIGLSRHRSLLFKVLADRVNLPCKLVKGIYYTGTDEGAINLVKIDFDSVEYIVDLMGAPGTLIPSDISGSQFQDSNNSQLSNDAIEESVAELCIALEQISAGCKNTSDMGGSSSEQKSALALASSQLEDIFHTENPLKQSTISDEGEIPHLMKVNDAPMYLVPTEVDPQFAQNLQDLLLEGTALLPTYEKPEICKHTASEDDKTAGWLVIAKTGQNLPNGHVAEDSPLQHGNTKTLAVVNCFHEDAQHDVGNTEAIGRNLDLHDHTAHAIANEDQRFSEDSLVKMPGSSNGNLDKSSCSSTKTISSVIDDVADYEIPWEDLHIGERIGLGSYGEVYHADWNGTEVAVKKFLDQDLSGVALDQFKCEVGIMSRLRHPNVVLFLGYVTQPPNLSILTEYLPRGSLYRLLHRPNSQIDETRRLKMALDVAKGMNYLHASHPTIVHRDLKSPNLLVDKNWVVKVSDFGMSRLKHHTFLSSKSTAGTPEWMAPEVLRNEPSNEKCDVYSFGVILWELATMRVPWSGLNPMQVVGAVGFQNRRLEIPKEIDPLVATIISSCWENDPSKRPSFSQLLSPLKQLQRLVVPENC